In Fusarium oxysporum f. sp. lycopersici 4287 chromosome 2, whole genome shotgun sequence, a genomic segment contains:
- a CDS encoding histidinol-phosphate aminotransferase: MAPFNLESCARPNILALQPYRCARDDYKDDGTNILLDANENAYGPSLSADVAGKTANGVEVDLLGLHRYPDPHQEPLKQQLCELRNTHAHTDKTLKPENLFVGVGSDEAIDALLRCFCVPGKDRILTCPPTYGMYSVSAQVNDVALVKVPLLEAPTFSIDVPAVMEALTKESNIKLVYLCSPGNPTGSVLAKSDVQQILDHPTWNGVVVLDEAYIDFAPEDASLAEWVTEFPNLVVMQTLSKAFGMAGIRLGAAFTSPPIARLLNSLKAPYNISSPTSALASYAVSEKGLAIMRDHRARLLEQRDRLIKELPNIPGVGRLRGGTESNFLLYEMLNTAGEPDNTVALAVYEKLAEGKGVVVRFRGKEHGCQGCLRITVGTDAEVTRFLESLKTTLAEVRGS, from the exons ATGGCCCCCTTCAACCTCGAAAGCTGTGCCAGGCCAAACATCTTGGCCCTCCAGCCATATCGCTGCGCGCGAGA TGACTACAAGGATGACGGCACCAATATCCTTCTCGACGCAAATGAGAACGCGTACGGCCCTTCTCTGAGTGCGGACGTCGCAGGGAAGACTGCCAATGGTGTGGAGGTCGACTTGCTGGGCCTGCACCGTTATCCTGATCCTCACCAGGAGCCATTGAAGCAGCAGCTCTGCGAGCTGCGAAACACCCACGCCCATACAGATAAGACGCTCAAGCCTGAGAATTTGTTTGTGGGTGTTGGTAGTGATGAGGCTATCGATGCTCTGCTGCGATGCTTCTGCGTTCCTGGAAAGGACCGCATCCTTACATGCCCGCCTACGTATGGCATGTATTCCGTGTCTGCACAGGTCAACGATGTAGctctcgtcaaagttccCCTTTTAGAAGCCCCCACCTTCAGCATAGACGTTCCAGCTGTCATGGAAGCCCTGACAAAAGAGTCTAACATCAAACTTGTCTACCTTTGCTCGCCTGGAAACCCCACTGGTTCAGTCCTTGCAAAGTCCGACGTTCAGCAGATTCTAGATCACCCGACATGGAACGGCGTTGTCGTTCTCGACGAAGCATATATCGACTTTGCCCCCGAAGATGCTTCTCTGGCTGAATGGGTGACCGAGTTTCCTAACCTGGTCGTTATGCAAACCCTCTCCAAAGCCTTTGGTATGGCTGGCATCCGACTCGGTGCTGCATTCACATCGCCCCCAATTGCACGACTTCTCAACAGTCTCAAGGCCCCTTACAACATCTCCAGCCCTACAAGTGCCCTTGCGTCCTACGCTGTCTCCGAAAAGGGACTCGCTATTATGCGAGACCATCGTGCACGCCTCCTAGAGCAGCGTGATCGTCTTATCAAGGAACTTCCCAACATTCCCGGTGTCGGCCGTCTACGAGGTGGCACTGAAAGCAACTTTTTGCTTTACGAAATGCTTAACACTGCAGGCGAGCCGGATAACACTGTCGCCTTGGCCGTAtatgagaagcttgctgagGGCAAGGGTGTTGTTGTGCGATTCAGAGGCAAAGAGCACGGATGCCAAGGATGCCTACGAATTACAGTCGGCACGGACGCCGAGGTGACAAGATTTCTGGAGTCACTAAAGACGACGTTGGCTGAGGTGAGAGGCTCATAA
- a CDS encoding large conductance mechanosensitive channel: MSWLSGLWRTSRPNYRIMPGRSHDEESGSGESESLLGRGHKRVKRFWEGFVDFAFQDDILKIAVGLILAAAFTDLVKSFVSDVLMPPISILLPLNRNMEEKFAVLQKGPNYNKTTGYNTLHQAQEDGAVVLAYGSFVGQMISFLVLGIALYGLAHLWQLASSEPIIKHTKKCKYCRQRINEKSIRCIQCTSWLDGREDRN, translated from the exons ATGTCCTGGCTGTCTGGCCTTTGGAGAACGTCACGTCCAAACTATCGCATCATGCCCGGCAGATCTCACGATGAGGAGTCTGGCTCGGGAGAGTCAGAGTCCCTGCTTGGCCGAGGCCACAAGAGAGTTAAGCGCTTCTGGGAAGGCTTCGTCGACTTTGCGTTTCAAGATGATATCCTCAAGATCGCCGTTGGTTTGAT TCTTGCAGCCGCTTTCACAGACCTAGTAAAGTCTTTCGTGAGCGATGTATTGATGCCACCTATCTCGATTCTCCTCCCGCTCAACAGAAACATGGAGGAGAAGTTTGCCGTTCTGCAAAAAGGACCCAACTACAATAAGACAACCGGCTACAACACCCTTCATCAGGCGCAAGAGGACGGTGCCGTTGTCCTAGCATATGG ATCTTTTGTTGGCCAAATGATATCCTTTCTTGTGCTGGGCATCGCTCTCTATGGACTCGCGCACTTGTGGCAGCTTGCTTCATCCGAACCCATCATCAAGCACACAAAGAAGTGCAAGTACTGCAGACAGCGCATCAACGAAAAG TCTATTCGCTGCATCCAGTGTACCAGTTGGCTTGATGGACGAGAGGACCGCAACTGA